In Danaus plexippus chromosome 13 unlocalized genomic scaffold, MEX_DaPlex mxdp_40, whole genome shotgun sequence, the following are encoded in one genomic region:
- the LOC116770202 gene encoding forkhead box protein J2-like yields MSDSPGVEWLPAYSPGPPRHSPLGPIPRFLYEDVQPPLLQQENNNKEIDQKQDKNKIKHAKPAYSYASMIRLAISSSPNGKMTLNEIYNYICNAFPYYKEAGKGWMNSIRHNLSLNKCFMKVARSKDDPGKGSYWAMDTSYKMAEVTPRRRRSLRMAPYSPECSSNSSGEAGASGVDAAPTPPATPTTPTAPTTPTTTTVLKEEPLVKGEPNLEHTDDALSALMDDELITDADISRESWWWSGARRHVCVVRHSALTDDYGNFLDLRHHCDCPPDTPDTADLAAQAPTTALTPPWHAL; encoded by the exons ATGAGCGATTCGCCAGGAGTAGAGTGGCTCCCGGCGTACAGCCCAGGACCACCGCGGCACAGCCCCCTTGGTCCAATTCCTCGCTTTCTTTATGAAGATGTACAACCGCCACTATTACAACAGGAAAATAACAACAAGGAAATTGACCAGAAacaagacaaaaataaaatcaaacacgCCAAACCTGCTTATAG CTATGCGAGTATGATTAGATTGGCTATCAGCAGCTCGCCCAATGGAAAGATGACCTTGAATGAGATATACAACTACATCTGCAACGCCTTCCCCTATTACAAGGAGGCTGGCAAGGGCTGGATG AACTCTATCCGTCACAACCTGTCCCTGAACAAATGCTTTATGAAGGTGGCTCGCAGTAAAGACGACCCTGGCAAGGGTTCCTACTGGGCTATGGACACCAGCTACAAGATGGCTGAGGTCACTCCCAGGAGACGGCGCAGTCTACGA atgGCGCCCTACAGTCCAGAGTGTAGTTCCAACAGTTCAGGAGAGGCCGGCGCGTCTGGAGTGGACGCCGCGCCCACGCCGCCCGCTACGCCCACGACGCCCACCGCGCCCACCACACCTACGACGACCACCGTCCTCAAAGAGGAGCCACTGGTCAAAGGGGAACCCA ACTTGGAGCACACTGACGACGCGCTGTCCGCCCTCATGGACGACGAGCTCATCACGGACGCCGATATCAGCAGAG AGAGCTGGTGGTGGTCGGGTGCGAGGCGGCACGTTTGTGTGGTGAGACACAGCGCCCTCACCGACGACTACGGCAACTTCCTGGACCTGCGTCACCACTGCGACTGTCCTCCGGACACACCGGACACCGCCGACCTCGCCGCGCAGGCGCCCACGACCGCGCTCACCCCGCCCTGGCACGCCTTATAA